The DNA window CTACGTGAGAATGGCCCAGGCAAAGGGCGTGCCGCAGAGCATCGTCGTCCTCAGACACGCGTTCATGAACGCGCTTCTGCCCGTCATCACAACTTCGGGCGGGATATTCGGCGGTTTGCTGGGAGGAGCCATCGTCACGGAGACCATTTTCTCGATGCCCGGGCTCGGCACCCTGATCGTCCAGTGCATCAAACTGAAGGACATTCCCACCGTACTCGCCAGCATCATTCTTCTCGCGTTCTGCTTCGGGATCATCATGCTGATCGTAGATCTGCTGTACGCCTTCTGCGATCCCCGCATCAAGGCGAAATACAGCCGCTGAAAGGAGCGGAATTGTGGAATTTCTTGAAGATCTGACTCTGACTTTTCATAAGTTTTCGACGCGAACAAAGGAGTTCTGGCGGCGTTTCAAAAAGAACCAGGGGGCCATGGCCGGACTCGTGATTTTGTGCGTGATCTTTTTTTGCGCCATCTTTGCCAACGTAATCGCGGACGAGTCGCTGATCGTGAAACAGAACGCGCGCATCCGCCTCCAGGGGCCGTCGTCAGCCCATTTGTTCGGCACGGACGTGTACGGGCGCGATATTTTCACCCGGGTCATCTTTGGCTCCAGAATTTCGCTCACCATCGGCATCGTCGCGGCTCTCAACGCCCTTTTGCTGGGCGGCTCCCTTGGGGCCGTGGCGGCTTTTTACGGCAAAAGAGTCGACGAGATCATCATGCGAATCATGGACATGCTCATGGCCATCCCCACGACGCTCCTGGCTCTTTCCATCGTGGCGGCCCTGGGTTCCAGCATGACCAACCTCCTCATCGCTATTTCCCTTTCCAGTATGCCGAGCTTCGCCCGCCTTGTGCGCTCGTCCATTCTTTCGGTTGTCGAGATGGAATACGTGGAGGCGGCCCGCGCCTGCGGCACCGGCGATTTGCGTATTATTCTGAAGGACATTCTTCCCAACGCCATAGGGCCCATTATCGTCCAGACCACCCAGAGCATCTCCGGCATGATCCTGACGGCCTCAAGCCTGAGTTTCATCGGTATGGGCGTGCAGGCCCCCCAGCCCGAGTGGGGCGCGCTGCTCTCGGAGGCCAGAGAATACATGCGCACCTACCCTTATATGATCATCTCCCCGGGAATCTTCATCATCCTGACGGCTCTGTCCTTCAACCTGCTGGGAGACGGCCTGCGAGACGCCCTGGATCCGAGGCTGAAAGACTGACACATGGCTGACATGGAGAACGGCGAAATGGAAAAGACTCGCGCGGACGGCGGCAGACAGGCGATTCTGGAGATCCAGGGCCTGGAGGTGGTTTACCGTACGGAACAGGAGACGGTAAGGGCTGTTAACGGCATCGACCTGTCGATTCACGAAGGCGAAACGGTGGGGCTGGTGGGCGAGACGGGCGCGGGAAAAACGACCACGGCTTTGTCCATCCTGAGGCTGCTGCCCGAGAAGACCGGCCGGATACTCCGGGGAGAAATTCTTCTGCGCGGCCGGAACCTGCTGAACGTTCCCGAGAAAGAGATGCGGAAGGCCATACGGGGAGACCGCATCTCCATGATTTTTCAGGACCCCATGTCCTCACTCAACCCCGTCATGCGGGTGGGAGATCAGATAGCCGAAGCCTTGAAATACCACAACGACACGAATATGTCTTCCGGAGAGATCCAGTCCCAGGTGGACAAAATGCTGGAATTGGTGGGGATATCGCCGGCGAGAAAAAGGGATTACCCCCATCAGTTTTCGGGTGGAATGAAACAGCGCGTCGTCATCGCCACCGCGCTGGCCTGCAACCCCGAGCTGCTTATTGC is part of the Synergistaceae bacterium genome and encodes:
- a CDS encoding ABC transporter permease yields the protein MEFLEDLTLTFHKFSTRTKEFWRRFKKNQGAMAGLVILCVIFFCAIFANVIADESLIVKQNARIRLQGPSSAHLFGTDVYGRDIFTRVIFGSRISLTIGIVAALNALLLGGSLGAVAAFYGKRVDEIIMRIMDMLMAIPTTLLALSIVAALGSSMTNLLIAISLSSMPSFARLVRSSILSVVEMEYVEAARACGTGDLRIILKDILPNAIGPIIVQTTQSISGMILTASSLSFIGMGVQAPQPEWGALLSEAREYMRTYPYMIISPGIFIILTALSFNLLGDGLRDALDPRLKD
- a CDS encoding ABC transporter ATP-binding protein; translated protein: MEKTRADGGRQAILEIQGLEVVYRTEQETVRAVNGIDLSIHEGETVGLVGETGAGKTTTALSILRLLPEKTGRILRGEILLRGRNLLNVPEKEMRKAIRGDRISMIFQDPMSSLNPVMRVGDQIAEALKYHNDTNMSSGEIQSQVDKMLELVGISPARKRDYPHQFSGGMKQRVVIATALACNPELLIADEPTTALDVTIQAQVLALMSELQNKFRSAILLITHDLGIVAQTCSRVAVMYAGEIIESGTVEDVFLSDKRHPYTVGLFGSIPDMNAEADRLSPIGGLMPDPTALPDGCYFSTRCPLCRDICRESHPDVTVDGTHEVLCHLYAEERL